In the Telopea speciosissima isolate NSW1024214 ecotype Mountain lineage chromosome 2, Tspe_v1, whole genome shotgun sequence genome, one interval contains:
- the LOC122649519 gene encoding probable mannitol dehydrogenase, translating into MSKSHDEEHTQKAFGWAARDNSGILSPFHFTRRVNGDEDITIKILYCGICHADLHVTRDEFGSGVFPVVPGHEIVGVVTQVGSNVEKFKIGDKVGVGNLVGSCRACENCQQELEPYCPKAETTYTMFDFGTGKKNYGGYSDFYVVNEHFVVRFPENLPLDAGAPLLCAGITIYSPMKYYGLDKSGMHLGVVGLGGLGHVAVKFAKALGMKVTVISTSPSKEKEAIDRLGADSFLVSKDSDQMKSAVGTMDGIIDTVSAPHPFAPLIDLLKTHGKLVVVGGSVKPVELPIFPLLMGRKLVGGSAAGGLKETQEMIDFAGKHNIVADIELISMDYVNTAMDRLAKGDIRYRFVIDIANTLNVN; encoded by the exons AGTCAATGGAGATGAAGATATTACCATCAAGATACTTTACTGTGgaatctgccatgcagaccttcaCGTTACAAGGGATGAATTTGGATCTGGTGTTTTCCCTGTTGTTCCTGG GCATGAGATCGTTGGGGTAGTGACCCAAGTCGGAAGCAACGTAGAGAAATTCAAGATTGGAGATAAAGTAGGAGTGGGGAACTTGGTTGGCTCTTGCCGTGCTTGCGAAAACTGCCAACAAGAACTGGAGCCCTATTGCCCCAAAGCAGAAACTACATACACCATGTTTGATTTCGGGACCGGAAAGAAAAACTACGGTGGATATTCCGATTTCTATGTTGTTAATGAGCACTTTGTCGTTCGTTTCCCTGAAAACCTGCCGTTAGATGCCGGAGCTCCGTTATTATGTGCCGGAATCACTATATATAGCCCCATGAAATACTATGGACTGGATAAGTCAGGAATGCATTTGGGTGTGGTTGGGCTCGGTGGACTTGGGCATGTGGCTGTCAAGTTTGCTAAGGCCTTAGGCATGAAGGTGACTGTGATCAGTACATCTCCAAGCAAGGAGAAGGAAGCCATTGATCGACTTGGGGCTGATTCATTCTTGGTCAGTAAGGACTCAGACCAAATGAAG TCTGCGGTGGGCACAATGGATGGGATTATAGATACGGTTTCTGCACCTCACCCTTTTGCACCGTTGATTGATCTATTAAAGACTCATGGGAAGCTAGTGGTGGTGGGTGGATCAGTAAAACCAGTGGAGCTGCCAATCTTTCCACTTCTTATGg GGAGGAAGCTAGTTGGGGGAAGTGCAGCTGGTGGGTTGAAGGAAACACAAGAAATGATAGATTTTGCAGGGAAGCACAACATAGTGGCTGATATCGAACTTATATCGATGGATTATGTGAACACTGCTATGGACCGACTTGCAAAAGGAGATATTAGATATCGATTTGTCATTGACATAGCTAATACCTTAAATGTTAATTAA